The window GCTGCGCTTCCCGACCCAGTCGCAGGAGGAGTTCGCCGGCAAGCTCTCCGGCATCGCCGAGCGGACCGAGGTCCTACCCGACCGCATCCTGCTCTACGTCGACAACGGCGACGCCGCCCTGACCGAGGTGCACAACCGCGCCCTGCTCCCGTCCAGTTCCCTGGTCCGCCGCAGCAGCCTGGAGGACGTCTTCCTCCACCTGACCGGCCGCACCCTCATCGACTGAGGGCGCTGCTTACCAGCGTTCGGTGGTGGGCGGCATCGGTGCGCGCTGCCCCCACTGTTCCAGGGCGCGCAGGGCGGGCTCCAACTCGCGTCCCCAGTCGGTCAGCTCGTAGATCCGTACGCGGTCGGGGGCGCCGAGGTCGCGGAAGCGGACCACCTCGAACTCGACCAGCTCGCGCAGGCGCTTGCTCAGCACGTTCGGGCTGATTCCGGGCAGGCCGGCGAGGAGCGCGGGAAACTCCTTCGGGCCGGGCAGCAGGTCGCGTACCACCAGCAGTCCCCAGCGCTCACCCACGACGTCGAGACTCCGGGCGACACCGGACGGATCTCCATAACTACGACTACTGGTACTGGTCACAGCCCGCAGGTTACGCGGCCCGCCCCGCCCCGCCTCCACCCCCATCCGCCCCGCCACGCGTGGTGTCGGCGTCGGCGTCGGCATGATCCACGCGCGCTGAGCTGTTCTCCGGGCGGGGCTGACGACAGCTCAGCGCGCGTGGATCATCATTGGTCACGGTGCTCCGCAATTCCGGCAACTCCCTCTTCTGCCACATTCCTGCTTTCGTGTTCGGCGTGTCGGGAATGGGAAGTGGTATCACCGTCGGGGCGTACATCTTCTTTGATGTGCGTACATCGAATTTGATGTAAAGGTTTTTCGAGTCATATGGTCTAGACGAGGTAGACGTCGACCGGGACGCCGTCCGGTTTGACGATCCGGAAATGGCCGTCGGGCGCCAGGTCGTGCATCAGGTACGCGACCCGCAACGCCCGGTTCAACGCATCGGTACGACTCGACCGTTGCCCGGCGGCGAGCCCGGTAAGCGCGTCGGCTGCCGCCGGACTCAGGTTGACCGTCACCTTCACCAGCCGCGAACCACCCGGATCCGTCATCGGCCCAGCGTCATCGGCCAGCCCATGAACCGGGTGTAGAGGTCCTCGCGGGGGCCGTTCGGGCTGAACTCGGCCAGGTCGTCGAGGGCGCGGACGTACTGGCCGGAGAGGTAGTGGCACAGGGCGATCCGGTTGCGCCCGTAGTCGGCGAGCAGGCCGAGCTTCGCCGGTGGACACGGCCACCTACCCGCGCAGCGGCGACACCGCCACGAGGGGCGCATGGGCAGGTGCAGCCGCATCGCGCGCCGGATCCGTCCGCGCCGACTCATGCCGTCTCCTATTCGCCGTCGAGAATGGAAGGGGCCGCCCCGAGCGGGCGGGTGGGAAGCCGGGGCGGCCCCGCAGTCCCGCCCGGTCCTTTGCCGACCGAATCCGAACGGTTCCGCTGAGGACACCTTGCCCGCAGCCATTTATTTATGGGAAGGTCCTTGGGGCGCACCTGGCGGAAGCGTAGATCCCGGCCTATCTCGCCTGTGGATCAACAATGATGATCACAAAACTGTGGAGGAAGTGTGGCGACCAAACCCGTACCCACGGCGGACCTGATTCGGGCACAGTTACGGCGAATCCGAACCGCCGCCGGAATGAGTCAGGAGGAGTTCGGCAAGCGAGCCCACTACTCGGCCTCGCTGGTGTCCTCCGTGGAGGTCGGCCAGCGACCCCTGGACGAGACCTACCTGGCCCGAGCCGACCAGGTCCTCCAGACCGAGGGCCTGTTCGTCGCCATGCTGGAGCTGGCCAAGCGCGACGGCGAACCCACCTGGTTCCGCCCCTGGTTGGATGCCGAACGCAGCGCCCTCCAACTTCGGTGCTTCGAACCGAATCTGATCCCAGGACTGCTCCAGACGCCGGACTACGCCCGCGTGGTCATCCGAGGGGATGTCCGCCTCAGCGAGGACGAGGTCGACAAGTTGGTGGCCGCTCGAATCGAACGGCAGGCCATCCTGGTCCAGGAGCACCCGCCGCAGCTCACCGTCGTGGTTGACCAGTCGGCGCTACAGCGCTTCGGGGGCGGGTTCGAGAAGATCATGGCGGAGCAGCTCATGCACCTCGTCGCTTGCGCCGAACGCCCGAACGTCAGCGTGCATGTCATGCCCGCCACCGTTGGCCTGCACATCGGGCTGACCGGCCCGTTCATCCTCGCCCGCTCGGCGGACGGCGGATGGGTCGGATATCTGGACAATCAGGTCGGTGGGGATGTGGCGGACCGCACCGAGGACGTGGAAACCCTGCTGTCGAGGTGGGAGAGTGTGCGTAACGACGCCCTCCCACGGCAGCAGTCGCTAGACCTGATCAAGGAGATAGTTGAGCCATGGATCTGACCGGCACCCGTTGGCGTAAGTCCACCCGAAGCGGCGCCCAGGGCGGCAACTGTGTCGAGGTGGCGGACAACCTGCCGGGCAGGGTGTTCGTGCGGGACACCAAGGACCGTGACGGTGGCACTCTGGCCTTCGGCCCGGTGGCCTGGCGCGCCTTTGTCTCGGACGTCGCCCGCCGCCCGTAACCCCCTCGACGCTACGACCGGCGCCCGCACTGCCTCCTCGGAAGCAGAGCGGGCGCCGTCCTCTGTTCACGCAGGTGGTGGGGCCAACTCACCGGCTGATCTTGTACTGGTTGAACGAGCCGCCACCACAGACCCAGTGGGTGTGCGAGGAGACGATGTAGTAGCCGGGCGGGATCGGGGAACTCGCGCAGACGTACTCGACCGAGCCGGGGATTTTGATGGTGCGTTGGTTGTAGGCGCCGCCGCCGCAGGCCCAGTGGTTCTGGATCGCCACGACGACGTAGCCGGGTGGGTTGGGCGAGCTGGCGCAGACGTTCTCGCTCGGGCCGGGGATTTTGATCGTCTGTTCGTTGTAGGTCCCGCCGCCGCAGGCCCAGCCGGTCTGGATGGAGATGACCACCCAACCGGACGGGACCGGCTGGCTGATACAGATGTCGACCGGATTGGCGCTCGCCGCAGTGGGTGCGACGAGCACTACGGCCGCCGTGGTCAGAAGCATGGATAAGATCACAGACCGCAACATGGTACGCATATCGCCATGTTAGGGATCGTCATCCGTTGATCGGAACGCTCGACATTGGA of the Micromonospora sp. NBC_01796 genome contains:
- a CDS encoding winged helix-turn-helix transcriptional regulator; the protein is MTSTSSRSYGDPSGVARSLDVVGERWGLLVVRDLLPGPKEFPALLAGLPGISPNVLSKRLRELVEFEVVRFRDLGAPDRVRIYELTDWGRELEPALRALEQWGQRAPMPPTTERW
- a CDS encoding helix-turn-helix domain-containing protein; protein product: MATKPVPTADLIRAQLRRIRTAAGMSQEEFGKRAHYSASLVSSVEVGQRPLDETYLARADQVLQTEGLFVAMLELAKRDGEPTWFRPWLDAERSALQLRCFEPNLIPGLLQTPDYARVVIRGDVRLSEDEVDKLVAARIERQAILVQEHPPQLTVVVDQSALQRFGGGFEKIMAEQLMHLVACAERPNVSVHVMPATVGLHIGLTGPFILARSADGGWVGYLDNQVGGDVADRTEDVETLLSRWESVRNDALPRQQSLDLIKEIVEPWI
- a CDS encoding DUF397 domain-containing protein, translating into MDLTGTRWRKSTRSGAQGGNCVEVADNLPGRVFVRDTKDRDGGTLAFGPVAWRAFVSDVARRP